From the Sphingobacteruim zhuxiongii genome, the window GACTGTCTATCATCAGAAAGCTTACCCGCATATCTGACGCCAAATGCTTTTACTTCGACATGAATTGAATCGCCATTAGCTTTAATCAAGGAAAATGGCAACTTTGCTGGACTTTGCGAAGGGCTTTGCATGGTCCCACTCCATTCTCCATCGTATTTAAACTCAAAAACTGTTGGAAGTTTTACATTTGGCAATTCGAGCGTACCTATCCACGTTCCCTCAAACGACTGCCCACAAGCTAACAAGGTGAAGCTTAATCCAATAAGGCCGAGTAGGTATTTTTTTATCATGATAAATAAGGATTTAATATATGTAAAAAGGTATCCAAAAGCATCGTCAATATGATGATTAATATAACATGATACCCTTTTTTACTATTCATGGCAATTTTCATACCCAGAACCAAAAGATGGAAAAAGTAGTAAAGTAATGCTATTGCCAATATGCCAACGATAGATATGATTACTAAGTTAATCTGAGGAACAGTTTTCAGCGTTAAATCACCTCCTAAGATTGCTGTCTCTAGAGGTTTCATGACCCCTTGCATGTAGGGATTGAAGAGCAATAACATAACCATCATTTGTGCAAAGTTGGCAACCAATACGACGCTCAATACATCGATGAGGCGACTCTTTGTATAGATCAGTTTAGCGATTAAAAACATCAGCATACTTAACAAAATGTTGTTCATACTCGTATTCAAGAATACTTTCCATAAGGGTAGCCCTGTGTTATTATGAAGTTGAACGATACCATCGGCAAGAATGTTCCAATGCCAGCTCAATAAAACCATAATCACAAAAACAGAACAGCCAAATATTAAAAGCTTCCTATCTGTACTATTTTCAAATGGATTTAATAAAAACTTAAGCATTCGAATTCCTCCCTTCTCCTGAATAGTAATAATCTATGACGGATTGTACTTCCTTGGGCGTTTGAGTCCCAATAAGCACTTTCTTTCCTGACTTTAATTGAAGTTGCACCCCCATATTCCCACTCGTGCTCATTGCGATGCCTCCCCTTCCGAACCGATATCCCCAACCTCCATAATCGAATAGTGAATATTTTTTTAAGGAAACCTCTTCAATTTCACTCCAGGCATACAACCTGTTAAAAACGAAAGGTACAAAGCGAACATGAATACCTTCGGAATCATATCTTGTCTTTAAACGAATAGAAAACAACAATACGAAAATGATTAGGAATAGAGCTGCGCTTAGCAAAACGGCTAAGTTATTAATAACTGAAGCGCTAAGCACAGTATATAACTTCCATCCGATTAGCAAAACGGATAATAACACAAGCCATTTGGACATAAAACTTTGAGATTCTCGATACACGTTCATAAATTATTCGTTATAAGGTTTTCATTTTTGCAATAAGCTCATCCAGCTTATTCCGTACGGTGGGGTAGCTCTTCCCCATTTTATTGGCCATTTCTTTTAAACTTCCAGAGTTCATAAGAAATTGAATAACGAACTCCTGCTCCTCGGATTCTAATCGCATCAAAGTTGGAAACTTGAAATGACCAGAAACCTCCGTTTCGCAAGACGAACAGCAAAGTTTAACAACAGACATCTCAGCATCACATGCCGGACAGTGAATTGGAAATTTCATATAATCAATATTAAACTTAATAAAGTTAAACATTATTTTAATTTTATTAAACAAAATGTCAACAAATGAGTATTCACAAACGTTACAATGGGCAATTTGACCAATTTCGTATATTTGCACAATTTATGTTGATTATGAGAAAACTATTAGGGTTTATCCTGACACCTATATTCTATTTTTGCTTCGCTTTATCGCTTATCATATTCCATCCTATACAGTGGTTGTGTCTAAAATTAGGAGGCTATAATGCACATAAGAAAAGTGTAGATATACTAAACGGCTTACTGGTTGCTTGCAACTATACACTGTTTAACAGAACTCATTTTATCGACAACAAGAATATCCCTACAGGTAAGCCAATCGTATTTGTTGCTAATCATCAGAGCACCTTTGATATTCCTCCATTAATCTACTTTCTGAGAAGATTTCACGGAAAATTCATTTCGAAATTGGAATTAATGACTGCGCATATCCCAAGTATTTCTTTCAATTTAAAATATGGTGGAGCGGCGAATATCGACCGAAAAGATCCTAAACAATCTATTGCAGAAATCTTAAAATTGGCCAACAATATGAAACAAAATAATTGGTCAGCATTTATATTTCCCGAAGGTACGAGAACGAAGACGGGAAAGATGAAGGCCTTTTCAGTTGGTGGAATAGCGACGCTCTTAAAGAAAAACCCAGAGGCTTTGGTGGTTCCTATCGTCATTAATGGATCCTACAAAATGGTGCAATGGGGCGCCTTCCCATTACGTCCTTTCACATCGATGTCTTGGGAAGTCTTAGATCCGATCGATACAAGCGGCTTAAATGTCGAGGAAATCGTCAAGAAAGCAGAGGACCTAATTCGTGCTAAAGTAATCGAAGAAAAGCCCTAAATTAATTTACAGAGCGACCCTTCCAATCGTATTTTCCGATATTTCCCAATACCCCAATATAAACTAAGTATACCGAATGTAGTATGCTAAGCAATGGAAGATTAAATATCAATGATTTACGCCCGGCGAACGAAAGAACCGGATAGAGGAAAACAAATTCAACTGCGATTTTCAACAATATAGAAAGGAAAATTAATCGCTCGGCTTCTGCATCGGCCCAACAAAAGCAGAGGATGTTAACCAACAAAGCAAAATTAAACAGCCATATCGAAACACCCAAAGCCACCACACGTTTGTCTTTATACTTTGTGCTCTTGGATGCCCATCGGCGACGTTGGTTTAAAAAAGAGGATAGGTTCTCTTTGGCATCTGTATATACAATAGATTCTTTAGCTTTACAGAATCCAATTCGACTAGCATATTGCTCGGCAACCTTATGTAATAATAACTCATCATCTCCCGATGCAAGTTCGTCAATACCTTTAAAACCACCCATTTCGTAGAAAACGGACTTTCTGTAGGCTAAATTTGCACCATTACAAGTCGTAGGATTTCCATTTCCAATACCTGCTGCCCCTAGACCAATGAGGTACAAAAACTCAAGCGTTTGCAGGTTCTCAAAATATGATTTTTCTTCGTGATAACTCACCGGACTAGAAACCATGTAAAGATCATTAGCCTCCATAAAATGGATAATTGTTCTTAACCATTGTGGACCCATGCGGCAATCGGCATCCGTCGTGACTATAATCTCTCCGGTTGATAAATCAATCGCTTTATTGATCGCATATTTTTTATAAGAATTTAGCTTATCTCCAGCCTCTAGACTAATTAACCGAACGCCACGATTTGCATAAGTATTAATAATTTCACTCGTTCGATCAGTAGAATGATCATCCACAACAATTATTTCTAAAAGCTCTTTCGGAAAATCTTGCGCCATTAGGCAATCTAAGGTTCTACCAATGTTCTGCTCTTCATTTCTCGCTGCAATGATGACACTGACCTTGTGCTGTATTGCGGCTTGACTAGGTTTGATTACGGGTAGGCGTGTCCAACCTGCGCGCATATAAAGCACGAGAACCACATACACTACGCACATGATAAATAGAAAAAGACTAAGACTTGTTATCACTGATATAATTCACATTAAATACAAAAAACGCTCCAATGATGGCTGGGAAAATTAAATTCACAAACCATACACAGGAAACAATTGCCATAACCGCCAATTCTTGGGTAGTGATATAGGCAAATAAATTACTAGCAACGAAGCTACGCACGCTAAAATCGAATATATCAAGCGAAGGTACAGCAGACTGTACGAAAAATAAGATAAAAATCATTGGAAGCATCGAAACAATCGATAAATCAGGAAGAAAAACAAACATCAGCAAAATATACTGTGATGTAAAGATCGCAAAACGGCATGTTGAAAGCCATAGTACATACGCCAACTCCGATATGGAATAGTCTTCTAAAACTGCAAAAAATGGCTTTACTTTCTGTAACAGCTTTACTTTTCCCACCAAATAATCAACCCAAGAGACATTGAAAAACAAAATCAAAAATGCTAACGCATAAATTATGGCAAGTAACCAAACACCGAAATCCACGGCAGTTGGCGTATCGATGAAAGTCGTAACAAACCAAGCTATACTTAATGCGCCAAATATCGAGGTCAGGACCAATTGCGCAAATAACCCTACGCCCATCGCTACCGCACCGGAAGCACGATTTTCTGGACGCAAAAGCATGATACGGCCACCGTACTCCCCTATTCTATTGGGTGTAAAGATTGCCCAGGTAAGCCCGCAAAATACCGAACGAATTGCTTTCCATAAACTCAAATGTTCCAAGCGCTTACTCAAAAATCGCCATTTAACAACTTCTAAGAACCAATTAGCAAACATAAGTAAGAAAACGACAGCAAGAACTAAACGGATAGTAAGTGGATCAATGGTTCCTATTAAATGTTTGAATTCAGCTAAGTTCTTTTGATTATTAACCTTTGAAACAACAAACCACATCGCTAATGCAACTATGAGGATCTTGATTAATAGGTTAAGATATTTTTTCTGCGTCTTTGTCAATTTCTTGTTTGAAAGCACAATTTTAACAATTTTTTAATAAATATCAGGCTTTTACGACTGCTACTTTATCGAATTCATCATCTTTCTGTCGATTGCAATAGCAAAACAGATGGCGATAACGAAGTCCACTGTCGACGTGCCGAAAATCCTATAATTAACCGATTTTCACTACTAATTTTAAAAGCAAAGTCAATAGCGAATAAATACTTAGAATTGTGCTTTCTACGGACGTGCTTCGAACCTCATTCGAAGCTCAGCGCGAATTTATTGAAGTAGGTGTATCTAATATTCAAAGTCCAGTTGAACAACGTTTAATTAACAGATTTATGTCTGATGAATAAACTAAAAGGATAAGCCGGTTTCGAAGCGTCTATGATTACAAGGATTTTTGTAATATTGTAAGATGCAGAAGGAAAAAGCAAAGGAGCGAATTATTCTAGGAATTGACCCTGGTACAGTAATTCTAGGGTATGGAATAGTGAAAGAAGTGAATAAAAAAATAACCTTGCTAACGATGGGCGTCATTAAAATGGGACATCTAGATGACCATGCATTAAAACTGCAACGAATATTTAAGAAAGTTTCAGCACTCATAGAAGAGTACCATCCTGACTGCGTTGCCTTAGAATCACCATTCTATGGTAAAAACATACAAGTAATGTTAAAATTAGGTCGAGCGCAAGGTGTAGCCATGGCCGCAGCTTTAAATGCCGACATTCCTATTTCAGAATATGCTCCTAGGAAGATAAAACAATCGGTTACCGGTAACGGTAATGCGAGTAAAGAGCAAGTTGCCGCAATGTTGCAAACCTTATTGAGTTTTAAAGAAACCCCGGAATTTTTAGACGCTACTGACGGCTTAGCGGTTGCCGTCTGCCACGCATTTCAACAAAACTTATCAGGAGAAAAGCAATCCTATAGTGGATGGGAAGCGTTTGTGAAAGATAATCAGAAGCGGGTCCGTTAAAGCTGTACGGATCGTATTACATTTTTCACATTCCGCTCAATAATATCCGTCATGGATTGGCAATTTAAATATTGTGAATCCTCATAGACCTGCGCATGCGCCTCTCTCAGCTTGATGATATTCTCTTCAGTTGATAACTGTTGCGTTTTAGACGCGTCCCGGAGATCCTTTATTCGATGTCTTTCACTCCGTACACGATGCACAATCGAAGA encodes:
- a CDS encoding DUF2089 family protein, encoding MKFPIHCPACDAEMSVVKLCCSSCETEVSGHFKFPTLMRLESEEQEFVIQFLMNSGSLKEMANKMGKSYPTVRNKLDELIAKMKTL
- the ruvC gene encoding crossover junction endodeoxyribonuclease RuvC, which produces MQKEKAKERIILGIDPGTVILGYGIVKEVNKKITLLTMGVIKMGHLDDHALKLQRIFKKVSALIEEYHPDCVALESPFYGKNIQVMLKLGRAQGVAMAAALNADIPISEYAPRKIKQSVTGNGNASKEQVAAMLQTLLSFKETPEFLDATDGLAVAVCHAFQQNLSGEKQSYSGWEAFVKDNQKRVR
- a CDS encoding glycosyltransferase family 2 protein, whose product is MCVVYVVLVLYMRAGWTRLPVIKPSQAAIQHKVSVIIAARNEEQNIGRTLDCLMAQDFPKELLEIIVVDDHSTDRTSEIINTYANRGVRLISLEAGDKLNSYKKYAINKAIDLSTGEIIVTTDADCRMGPQWLRTIIHFMEANDLYMVSSPVSYHEEKSYFENLQTLEFLYLIGLGAAGIGNGNPTTCNGANLAYRKSVFYEMGGFKGIDELASGDDELLLHKVAEQYASRIGFCKAKESIVYTDAKENLSSFLNQRRRWASKSTKYKDKRVVALGVSIWLFNFALLVNILCFCWADAEAERLIFLSILLKIAVEFVFLYPVLSFAGRKSLIFNLPLLSILHSVYLVYIGVLGNIGKYDWKGRSVN
- a CDS encoding lysophospholipid acyltransferase family protein, with the translated sequence MRKLLGFILTPIFYFCFALSLIIFHPIQWLCLKLGGYNAHKKSVDILNGLLVACNYTLFNRTHFIDNKNIPTGKPIVFVANHQSTFDIPPLIYFLRRFHGKFISKLELMTAHIPSISFNLKYGGAANIDRKDPKQSIAEILKLANNMKQNNWSAFIFPEGTRTKTGKMKAFSVGGIATLLKKNPEALVVPIVINGSYKMVQWGAFPLRPFTSMSWEVLDPIDTSGLNVEEIVKKAEDLIRAKVIEEKP